A segment of the Candidatus Latescibacter sp. genome:
TGATGCAATATTCGCCCTTCATGTGTTCCCTGACAGCGAGGCAGGCGCCATTGCCTACCGTTCGGGCGGCGCCCTGGCCAGCGCCGACGGGCTGCATATCACTGTCAAGGGCGTTCAGACACATGGGGCCATGCCCTGGGGCGGTGTGGACCCCGTAGTGGTTTCCGCCCAGATTATCCTCGGTCTCCAGACCATCGAGAGCAGGCAGGTGAATGTTACCCGCGCGCCATCCATCGTGACAATAGCGATGATTCATGGCGGCGTGCGCTCAAACATTATCCCCGATTCGGTGGAGATGACCGGCACCATCCGCGCCCTCGACAACGATATGCGGAAGGACATCCACGCCCGGGTGAAACGCACAGCCGAACAGATTGCCTCGAGCGCCGGGGCGTCTGCGCAAGTGACCATCGACCTGGGAGTCCCGGTTACAGTCAATGATCCCGCACTCACCGCCCTGATGGTTCCCACCTTGGAGCGGGTAGCTGGCAAAAATAACGTTATAAACTCTCCGCCCAAGACCGGCGCTGAGGACTTCTCTCTTTTTGCAGAAAAAGTCCCCGGGCTGTTCATCTTTCTCGGCTCACGGCCCAAGGGAGTCGACCCCGCAACAGTCGCCCAGAACCACTCACCCCGGTTCTTTGTGGATGAGAGCTGCATTCCCCTCGGAATTCGGGCGATGGCGAATCTGGCTGTGGATTATCTGATAGGGAAATGAAATAATACCAATTTTGTTCTAAATTGGGAAGAACTCACCCCTTGATCCCCTCTCTTTCCAAGAGAGGGGTACATTCCGGACATGTGTTACTTTTCAAAACTGCTTGTTTTTAAAAGAGTAACTGGGTCTTCCCCTCTTTTGCTTGCAAGAGAGGGGATTATGGGGTGAGTTATTCTTTTCACCGGAAACTCACAAATCCTCCGGTTTTCACCGGAATCTTATATATCCCGTCTTTGGCCGAAACATAGAGCGTTTTCAGGTCTTTCCCGCCGAACGTGCAGTTGTTGGTTGCCGCCGGGCAGGGAATGGTGCCGAGGCGCTTTCCGGTCTTGTCGAACACCTGGACGCCCAGCCCCTGGGTTGTCGCCACAAAAACATTCCCGGCGCTGTCAACCGCCACACCGTCCGCTCCGCTCATCTCGCTCTTTTTGGCGATATTTTCCTTCGAAAGCTCCAGCTCTGCGAAATTGCGGGCGTTGGAAAGGGAACCGTCGGCCTCCACATTGTAGGCGAGGAGGTATTTCCCCAGGGTGTTGGCAAGGTAGAGCGTCTTCCGGTCGGGAGAGAGCGCTATGCCGTTGGGGAATATCACATCGCTTACCACCCTTCTGACTGCGCCGTCCGGTTTCACATAATACACCGCGGGCTTGTCCTGCATCTTCGTTTCCTTCCCGATGAACTGGGAATCGGTGAAATAAAAACCACTCGAGCGGTCGATCACCATGTCGTTAGGGCCGTCGATGCGTTTTCCCTTGTACTTGTCCGCTACAACTCTGAGAACCCTACCAAAGGTGTCCATCTCGATCACCCGGTGTCCCATCATCTCGCAGGCATAAAGATTTCCGGCCTTATTGAGCTTGAGAGTGGCGGTCATGCCGTCATTTTCACGGATAGTTATTATATCTATTATTTTCCCGATCGAGGTCATACTATAGACGCGGCTCTTACGAAGATCATCGAAATTGTTGTTGGTGAAAAAGAGTACGCCGTTGACATAGCAGGGCGACCCGGCCGTGTCGAATGCCATGTCGTCGGTCACCTTTTCAAGCTGCGCGCCTGACGGGATGACGGCATCAAGGCCCGAAACCTGGGCAAAAACCTCCGCCTGCATAAAAAGAAAAATTATAACTACCCCTATAATGCCGATTATACAACGATGCATGGAAACAAGCCTCCTTATCACTGATACATGGTATTATTTTGATAAAAGATGAAAGACAGTCTGAACCATGATTCGCTTGATTACAGGATTAACCTGACTGTGACAGTATTTAATTCGCTACGGAATAGATGCCGAAACGGTTTCATCGTTCCCGCCAAGCGGCAACAAGTTCGGCATGACACGTGTCATCCTGAACTCGTTTCAGGATATAAACACTCAAAACATGCGCAATTACTTAGACTTTCCTTAAAAAAGACGGTTCATCCGATTAATGAGTACCTAAGCGTAAGCTATTAATAATAAATAAGAACCGTTTATTGGGTATTATGGATGTACAGTTGGAACAAGAATTTTTTATTATGAATACTGATTTAAAAGAAAAAAAGGGGGTTCCCCCTCTATTGCTTGCAAGAGAGGGGGTTAGGGGGTGAGTTATCAATAGCCGCCGGTACCCTGCAGGAATGATTTACCTCCGGGCGGGGG
Coding sequences within it:
- a CDS encoding SMP-30/gluconolactonase/LRE family protein; this encodes MHRCIIGIIGVVIIFLFMQAEVFAQVSGLDAVIPSGAQLEKVTDDMAFDTAGSPCYVNGVLFFTNNNFDDLRKSRVYSMTSIGKIIDIITIRENDGMTATLKLNKAGNLYACEMMGHRVIEMDTFGRVLRVVADKYKGKRIDGPNDMVIDRSSGFYFTDSQFIGKETKMQDKPAVYYVKPDGAVRRVVSDVIFPNGIALSPDRKTLYLANTLGKYLLAYNVEADGSLSNARNFAELELSKENIAKKSEMSGADGVAVDSAGNVFVATTQGLGVQVFDKTGKRLGTIPCPAATNNCTFGGKDLKTLYVSAKDGIYKIPVKTGGFVSFR
- a CDS encoding amidohydrolase; translated protein: MMSKVSRRGVSFFGIPFLYVLAVLIFLAFSFPGSGTAASPVRKADSKTAVNPLYNQIDLRAGQIQDKVVAWRRDIHQHPELSNREFRTSKIVADHLTALGLEVKTGVAHTGVVGILRGGKPGLVVALRADMDALPVTEEVDVPFASKVRSTYNGVDVGVMHACGHDVHTSVLMGVAEVLAGMKANLPGTVKFIFQPAEEGTPAGEDGGAGLMVKEGALENPKPDAIFALHVFPDSEAGAIAYRSGGALASADGLHITVKGVQTHGAMPWGGVDPVVVSAQIILGLQTIESRQVNVTRAPSIVTIAMIHGGVRSNIIPDSVEMTGTIRALDNDMRKDIHARVKRTAEQIASSAGASAQVTIDLGVPVTVNDPALTALMVPTLERVAGKNNVINSPPKTGAEDFSLFAEKVPGLFIFLGSRPKGVDPATVAQNHSPRFFVDESCIPLGIRAMANLAVDYLIGK